Proteins found in one Neomonachus schauinslandi chromosome 1, ASM220157v2, whole genome shotgun sequence genomic segment:
- the MAP3K7CL gene encoding MAP3K7 C-terminal-like protein yields MLQPLAPCHDSVESMQVFKQHCQIAEEYNEVRKEIALLEERKKELIAKLDQAEREKVDAAQLAREFEELMEENRTLKLAQSQCVEQLEKLRIQYQKRQGSS; encoded by the exons CCTCTGGCGCCTTGTCATGACTCCGTGGAATCCATGCAGGTGTTCAAACAACACTGCCAAATAGCAGAAGAATACAATGAGGTCAGAAAGGAAATCGCTCTGCTTGAGGAAAGGAA AAAGGAGCTCATCGCCAAGCTGGATCAGGCAGAAAGGGAGAAGGTGGATGCCGCTCAGCTGGCCCGGGAATTCGAGGAGCTGATGGAGGAGAACCGGACGTTGAAGTTGGCTCAGTCCCAATGTGTCGAGCAGCTGGAAAAACTTAGAATTCAGTATCAGAAGAGACAGGGCTCGTCCTAA